From one Microbacterium sp. 10M-3C3 genomic stretch:
- a CDS encoding ATP-binding protein has translation MSPGDRERLHTTVLLDPAGERRAARKARRRAASKIETADRKAQQERARATWEAEREARRATTYLPPSGETRPAALRTPGRFRLPRHQDTSATLAGAYPFLAEGGLGSAGVFVGQDLYSGASFVYDPWVLYAQGIITAPNIVLAGIVGSGKSSLAKSLYTRSIPFGRRVYVPGDPKGEHTAVAEAVGGRAIMLGHGMSTRLNPLDEGHRPSGLSDAEWQSQVTSRRRDLIGALAETVLDRGLTPLEHTAVDIALADAVRSAEVPILPMVVDRILAPNAENDDGRLAEDGRLVGHALRRLVAGDLAGLFDGPSTVRFDPSLPMVSLDLSRVAENSTLISVLMTCSSAWMESALLDPAGGPRWVVYDEAWRLMSHPALLRRMDAQWRLARHYGIANLLIFHKLSDLDNVGDQGSAMRALASSLLANAETRVIYRQESDQLGATAQALGLTGTEQGLLPGLGTGQGLWRIKNRSFVVQHQLHPAELAMYETGQKARGA, from the coding sequence ATGAGCCCCGGCGACCGCGAGCGCCTGCACACCACGGTCCTGCTCGACCCGGCAGGCGAGCGCCGCGCCGCGCGGAAGGCGCGACGGCGAGCGGCGAGCAAGATCGAGACCGCCGACCGCAAGGCTCAGCAGGAGCGGGCGCGGGCAACATGGGAGGCGGAACGCGAGGCAAGGCGGGCGACGACCTACCTGCCACCGTCCGGCGAGACGCGGCCCGCAGCACTCCGCACGCCCGGCCGTTTCCGGCTGCCGCGCCACCAGGACACAAGCGCGACGCTGGCAGGGGCGTATCCGTTCCTCGCCGAAGGCGGGCTCGGCTCCGCTGGCGTGTTCGTCGGCCAGGATCTCTACAGCGGGGCGTCGTTCGTCTACGACCCGTGGGTGCTCTACGCGCAGGGCATCATCACTGCACCGAACATCGTGCTCGCGGGGATTGTCGGCTCCGGCAAGTCCTCGCTCGCCAAGAGTCTGTATACACGGTCAATCCCATTCGGTCGGAGGGTGTACGTCCCCGGCGATCCGAAAGGCGAGCACACGGCCGTCGCTGAGGCGGTCGGCGGCCGGGCGATCATGCTGGGGCACGGGATGTCTACGCGGCTGAATCCCCTCGATGAGGGGCACCGGCCTTCGGGCCTCAGCGATGCCGAGTGGCAGAGCCAGGTCACCTCCCGACGACGCGACCTGATCGGCGCACTCGCCGAGACCGTCCTCGACCGCGGCCTCACCCCACTGGAGCACACAGCCGTCGACATCGCGCTCGCCGATGCGGTGCGCTCGGCCGAGGTGCCGATCCTTCCGATGGTGGTCGACCGCATCCTCGCTCCGAACGCCGAGAACGACGACGGCAGGCTCGCCGAGGACGGCCGACTCGTCGGACACGCGCTGCGGAGACTCGTGGCCGGTGACTTGGCGGGATTGTTCGACGGCCCGAGCACCGTGCGCTTCGACCCGTCGCTGCCGATGGTGTCGCTAGACCTGTCGCGGGTGGCGGAGAACTCGACGCTCATCTCCGTGCTCATGACGTGTTCGTCGGCGTGGATGGAATCGGCGCTGCTCGACCCGGCGGGCGGCCCGAGGTGGGTCGTTTACGACGAGGCGTGGCGGCTCATGTCGCATCCGGCGCTGCTGCGCCGGATGGACGCACAGTGGCGGCTCGCGCGGCACTACGGCATCGCCAACCTGCTCATTTTCCACAAGCTCAGCGACCTCGACAACGTAGGCGACCAGGGCTCGGCGATGCGTGCGCTCGCCTCGTCGCTGCTCGCCAACGCGGAGACGAGGGTGATCTACCGGCAGGAGAGCGATCAGCTCGGCGCGACCGCCCAGGCCCTGGGGCTCACCGGAACCGAGCAAGGGCTGCTCCCCGGTCTCGGCACCGGGCAGGGGCTCTGGAGGATCAAGAACCGCTCGTTCGTCGTCCAGCACCAGCTCCACCCTGCCGAACTTGCGATGTACGAGACAGGTCAGAAGGCCAGAGGAGCGTGA
- a CDS encoding type IV secretory system conjugative DNA transfer family protein codes for MTSSSPRAGAFGDELTNLALGALIGALLLAGALRLAGSIAAFVTGAPQPAAGLEAGVGVVFRADDPGSVLGSASLSPVAYWITVALLLAAIGTAAWFIWRWVRELGKRTKADPNRIEGIADARDVQRAASERDLLRRAKTLRPSLTDPKPEQVGYLLGTSRGKGVWTSVEDSILLIGPPRSGKGANIVINSILDAPGAVITTSTRPDNLTATLRARQARRGPVSVFDPQHLAEGVPAGLRWSPIRGCEVPLTAMIRGTGLAAGTGLSGPSVENGGFWEGKTRTALQALLHAAALDHRQPAELFRWTLDPAAAADAVSILASHPQAATGWAESLDGMLQSDPRTRDSIWQGVSLSLASLADPRVLEAVSPSEDEQFDPEAFLRDSGTLYLLATGAGAGASSSLVAAFIEDLVETARRIAARSPGARLDPPVLLALDEIGNLAPLPSLPVLMAEGGGTGLTVMPVFQSLAQARGRWGDDAATAMWDASITKIVLGGGTDTRHLQDISTLIGERDETTDSVTVGERGLRSNQRSIRRVPIMKVEDIRTLPQGTSLVLLRSAPPIITSMRYWLHRPDAETLLAQRAEVEAIMQPGTAAGGALALPAE; via the coding sequence ATGACCAGTTCGTCACCGCGAGCCGGGGCGTTCGGCGACGAGCTGACGAACCTCGCCCTCGGCGCGCTCATCGGTGCGTTGCTGCTGGCCGGTGCGCTGCGCTTGGCCGGGAGCATCGCTGCGTTCGTCACGGGCGCGCCCCAGCCCGCGGCGGGTCTCGAAGCGGGAGTCGGAGTGGTCTTCCGCGCCGACGACCCCGGCTCGGTACTCGGCTCCGCGTCGCTCAGCCCCGTCGCCTACTGGATCACCGTCGCACTCCTGCTCGCCGCCATCGGCACCGCGGCGTGGTTCATCTGGCGATGGGTGCGCGAGCTGGGCAAGCGGACCAAGGCCGACCCGAACCGGATCGAGGGAATCGCCGATGCGCGCGACGTGCAGCGCGCCGCATCCGAACGCGACCTTCTGCGTCGCGCGAAGACGCTGCGCCCCTCGCTCACGGACCCGAAGCCCGAGCAGGTCGGCTACCTCCTTGGCACCTCGCGCGGCAAGGGCGTGTGGACATCCGTGGAGGACTCGATCCTGCTCATCGGCCCGCCGAGATCCGGGAAGGGTGCGAACATCGTCATCAACTCCATCCTCGACGCGCCCGGTGCGGTCATCACGACCTCGACCCGGCCGGACAACCTCACGGCGACGCTCCGCGCTCGCCAGGCGCGTCGCGGCCCGGTCTCCGTGTTCGATCCCCAGCATCTCGCCGAGGGCGTGCCTGCGGGTCTGCGATGGTCGCCGATTCGCGGGTGCGAGGTGCCCCTGACTGCGATGATCCGCGGCACAGGTCTCGCCGCGGGAACCGGCCTCTCCGGCCCCTCCGTCGAGAACGGTGGATTCTGGGAGGGCAAGACGCGCACGGCGCTTCAGGCGCTTCTGCACGCCGCAGCCCTCGACCATCGGCAGCCCGCCGAGCTGTTCCGCTGGACGCTCGACCCCGCGGCTGCCGCGGATGCCGTCTCCATTCTCGCCTCGCACCCCCAGGCTGCGACCGGATGGGCCGAGTCGCTCGACGGGATGCTGCAATCCGACCCGCGCACGCGAGACTCCATCTGGCAGGGCGTCTCGCTCTCTCTCGCCTCCCTCGCCGACCCGCGGGTGTTGGAAGCGGTCAGTCCTAGCGAGGACGAGCAATTCGACCCCGAGGCGTTCCTGCGCGACTCCGGCACGCTTTACCTGCTTGCGACAGGAGCCGGAGCCGGAGCGTCCTCGTCGCTCGTCGCGGCGTTCATCGAAGATCTCGTGGAGACGGCCCGGCGCATCGCCGCGCGCTCGCCGGGCGCGCGGCTCGACCCGCCCGTGCTGCTCGCACTCGACGAGATCGGGAACCTCGCGCCTCTGCCTTCGCTCCCGGTCCTCATGGCAGAGGGCGGCGGCACCGGGCTCACGGTGATGCCCGTGTTCCAGTCGCTCGCCCAGGCGCGAGGTCGTTGGGGCGACGACGCCGCGACCGCGATGTGGGATGCGAGCATCACCAAGATCGTGCTCGGCGGCGGGACGGACACACGGCACCTCCAGGACATCTCCACACTGATCGGCGAACGCGACGAGACGACAGACTCCGTGACCGTCGGCGAGCGCGGCTTGCGCTCGAATCAACGCTCGATCCGCCGCGTCCCGATCATGAAGGTCGAAGACATCCGCACCCTGCCCCAGGGCACTTCACTCGTGCTGCTGCGCTCTGCGCCGCCGATCATCACGTCCATGCGTTACTGGCTCCATCGGCCGGATGCCGAAACGCTGCTCGCCCAGCGCGCCGAGGTCGAGGCGATCATGCAGCCGGGCACCGCTGCGGGCGGCGCGCTCGCGCTTCCCGCGGAGTAG
- a CDS encoding single-stranded DNA-binding protein: MRTKESLWGFFASDPQLSFNEDGEARMFAWIGQEQFERNPDGSFTQGETKFYPFKMFRRSAEHAYEKFARGDNFVASGHVQKFSYTKNGETVSGEEFIATHIGPDAARTSYAVDRGRSRSQQVESAPIEAPDPTLPQQPSPRPMTL, encoded by the coding sequence ATGCGAACCAAAGAATCCCTGTGGGGCTTCTTCGCCAGCGACCCGCAGTTGTCCTTCAACGAGGACGGTGAGGCGCGGATGTTCGCCTGGATCGGTCAGGAGCAGTTCGAGCGCAACCCAGACGGCTCGTTCACCCAGGGCGAGACGAAGTTCTACCCGTTCAAGATGTTCCGGCGTAGCGCGGAGCACGCTTACGAGAAGTTCGCGCGCGGCGACAACTTCGTCGCCAGCGGCCACGTCCAGAAGTTCAGCTACACGAAGAATGGTGAGACGGTCAGCGGCGAGGAGTTCATCGCCACGCACATCGGCCCCGACGCCGCCCGCACGAGTTACGCCGTCGACCGTGGCCGGTCGCGGTCGCAGCAGGTCGAGAGCGCGCCCATCGAAGCGCCCGACCCGACCCTCCCGCAGCAGCCGTCGCCCCGACCGATGACGCTGTGA
- a CDS encoding DUF4913 domain-containing protein — protein sequence MTTETTLFPPDDPDFDVPPLEEPEPEPVTPSPRPAKEPDAETEDAPEPPRPVNWNILTAAEAQVEWLELNAFVNWLRHEFGLSVNVVPPYWHRHPELVWPLSALRQHYLNAYDKKQHGSAPFGWWRDFWAFIPQLRDAVTACGTKLNTDRPTRQAVWPGEDDLPPVTETIIPNRDADFTQFVKEDVARRQAIEDEFYARLAAEQ from the coding sequence ATGACCACCGAGACGACGCTGTTCCCGCCGGACGATCCCGACTTCGACGTGCCCCCGCTCGAAGAACCGGAGCCGGAGCCGGTGACACCTTCGCCGAGGCCGGCCAAGGAGCCAGACGCCGAGACGGAGGATGCGCCCGAGCCGCCGCGTCCCGTGAACTGGAACATCCTGACCGCGGCCGAAGCACAGGTCGAGTGGCTGGAGCTGAACGCCTTCGTGAACTGGCTGCGCCACGAGTTCGGGCTGAGCGTGAATGTCGTGCCGCCATACTGGCACCGGCACCCGGAGCTGGTGTGGCCGCTGTCGGCGCTGCGCCAGCACTACCTGAATGCCTACGACAAGAAGCAGCACGGCTCGGCACCCTTCGGCTGGTGGCGAGACTTCTGGGCTTTCATCCCGCAGCTCCGGGACGCGGTGACGGCGTGCGGGACGAAGCTCAACACGGATCGCCCGACGCGGCAGGCTGTCTGGCCGGGCGAAGACGACCTGCCCCCGGTCACGGAGACGATCATCCCCAACCGGGACGCCGACTTCACGCAGTTCGTCAAGGAGGACGTGGCACGCAGGCAGGCCATCGAGGACGAGTTCTACGCCCGCCTCGCGGCGGAGCAATAG
- a CDS encoding SNF2-related protein, with amino-acid sequence MEAIQLIHDLNSTGRPVSPEGQRVLARWSSWGAIPEVFDDLKPDWDAERAELRELLSDDEWEAAERTTINAHYTDPTIARQVWRLLDGLGFSGGAVLEPGSGAGTFIGLAPESAQMTGVELDPLTAAICAELYPHATVRAESFADTRLPEGHFDAAIGNVPFSSVTLHDPLHNATRQSMHNHFIIKSLRLTRPGGLVAVLTSHFTMDAQNPGARREMNELADLVGAIRLPTGAHRRAAGTEVVTDLLVFRRRPDGEQMRDDAWETVAQVPIDGVPMRINRYFDEHPEQMLGEVGVGHGMYDAATLTITTDLADLEAELAVAVDQIVFSARRAGLTMTERTAEQQARRAAFTPSAPELWDGSIVAGESGGFRTVVSGSLEPLAVPKSAERELRALLRLRDGASRLLTAEAASVDDTPDIVLTRTTLRRDYLKYVGTYGALNRYTLRPTGRTNEDGEETFARIVPTPIRLLRSDPFGPLVLALEQFDDEDQSASPAAIMSHRVVVPRAEVQGVDSPADAIAVSLDRTGRIDITLVADLLGMNDREAREALGTLVFADPVTNQLIHAPEYLSGDVRVKLEAARLRAEDDPEFQVNVDALAEVLPAPLGIQDIHAKLGAVWISADVHEQFLRSTLRAPDVRVENPLPGMWEIRGGRQGLPSTSEWGTPRRPAPDIAQAVMEQRTMLVYDEEKDIDGKVRRVLNPVETAAAQEKADALQERFSEWVWEDPARAQALVDEYNQRFNSIVLRDYTDAGAYLSLPGLASNFEPRTHQRAAVARMVSEPAAGLFHEVGAGKTAEMIMGAMEMRRMGLISKPVVVVPNHMLEQFGREWLQIYPRARVLAASSLDLTADKRRLFVARAAANEWDAIIVTQGAFAKIPLRASTQEQYIRGQVEDVRQVLGEATGEQRMSVKRIQRKLLAMENKLKERTDTDRDRGVCFEDTGIDYVIVDEMHMYKNLATESNIRDAAIEGSDRASDLHMKLEYLRSAGRERVVTAATATPISNSITETYVMQRYLRPDVLESAGVGAFDAWAATFGELVTQMEISPTGSTFRMKTRFARFQNGQELLRMWSVFADVKTADDLDLPVPALVQRDDGSRAPSTVPVQPTVELEQYVASLAERAEKVATRQVRPDEDNMLLIATDGRKAALDIRMVVPRDPSGPSKVDVAADAIHRIWERTRDNEYLDTVTGQPSTVRGSLQLVFSDIGTPNQDRWNAYDELRQQLVQRGIPAEQVRYMHEAKTDVEKARLFAAARAGHVAVLIGSTEKMGVGTNVQARAIALHHLDCPWRPSDIAQRDGRIMRQGNQNEEVAIVRYVTERSFDSYMWQTVERKAASFAQLLRGKINAREIEEIDTSALSAAEAKAIASGNPLLLEHSVILNEVNRLRRLQRAHERNEDMLVHTGNRARSSAERAAADIRGLEAAAPRMIDTSGDRFRITLGTRDYDSRSDAAHALAAWMGDSGLKWLPRYGHKDFGIIGRISGFDIHVEARSGLTTLDVTVSLPEVSRSGFTMPKESFLEAGLGLVQRIENRVSGIPSLLDQAREDLAEAEQTVADTQQRLGQPFRHAQALADAEEDLARVESQLAAMQDEPAPEPAAPESEPVELTIEAVRAYEPNLGSREGAGREPAAPFVPAPPPAAPPGNAPRL; translated from the coding sequence GTGGAGGCGATCCAGCTCATCCACGATCTGAACTCGACGGGTCGCCCCGTGTCCCCGGAAGGTCAGCGCGTGCTCGCCCGCTGGTCGAGCTGGGGCGCGATCCCCGAGGTGTTCGATGACCTGAAGCCCGATTGGGATGCCGAGCGCGCCGAGCTGCGCGAGCTGCTGAGCGACGACGAGTGGGAGGCCGCGGAGCGGACGACCATCAACGCGCATTACACCGACCCGACGATCGCCCGGCAGGTGTGGCGACTGCTGGACGGCCTGGGGTTCAGCGGAGGCGCGGTCCTGGAGCCCGGCTCCGGGGCGGGCACGTTCATCGGCCTCGCGCCGGAGTCGGCACAGATGACCGGAGTGGAACTCGATCCGCTGACGGCGGCGATCTGCGCCGAGCTGTACCCGCACGCGACCGTCCGCGCCGAGTCCTTCGCCGACACCCGACTGCCTGAAGGACACTTCGACGCCGCCATCGGCAACGTGCCGTTCAGCAGCGTCACCCTGCACGACCCGCTGCACAACGCGACCCGGCAGTCGATGCACAACCACTTCATCATCAAATCGCTGCGCCTGACCCGGCCCGGCGGACTCGTCGCGGTTCTCACCTCGCACTTCACGATGGACGCGCAGAACCCCGGCGCGCGGCGGGAGATGAACGAGCTGGCCGACCTCGTGGGCGCAATCCGCCTGCCCACCGGGGCGCACCGCCGAGCCGCGGGGACGGAGGTGGTGACCGACCTGCTCGTGTTCCGGCGGCGACCGGACGGCGAGCAGATGCGCGACGACGCCTGGGAGACGGTTGCGCAGGTGCCCATCGACGGCGTGCCGATGCGAATCAACCGCTACTTCGATGAGCACCCGGAGCAGATGCTCGGGGAGGTCGGCGTCGGCCACGGGATGTACGACGCGGCCACGCTCACCATCACGACCGATCTGGCCGACTTGGAGGCGGAACTCGCGGTCGCCGTCGACCAGATCGTGTTCTCCGCGCGCCGGGCCGGGCTGACGATGACCGAGCGCACCGCCGAGCAGCAGGCGCGCCGGGCGGCGTTCACCCCGTCGGCGCCGGAGCTGTGGGACGGCAGCATCGTGGCGGGCGAAAGCGGCGGCTTCCGCACCGTTGTCTCCGGCTCGCTGGAGCCGCTTGCGGTGCCGAAGTCCGCCGAGCGCGAGCTACGCGCCCTGCTGCGTCTGCGCGACGGGGCATCTCGCCTGCTGACCGCGGAAGCTGCGAGCGTGGACGACACGCCTGACATCGTGCTCACCCGCACGACGCTGCGCCGTGACTACCTGAAGTATGTCGGCACCTACGGGGCGCTGAACCGCTACACGCTGCGCCCCACCGGGCGCACGAACGAGGACGGCGAGGAGACCTTCGCGCGCATCGTGCCGACCCCGATCCGGCTTCTGCGCTCCGACCCGTTCGGTCCCCTGGTGCTCGCGCTGGAACAGTTCGACGACGAGGATCAGTCCGCGTCGCCTGCCGCGATCATGAGTCACCGCGTGGTGGTGCCGCGCGCCGAGGTGCAGGGTGTCGACAGCCCGGCCGACGCCATCGCGGTCAGCCTCGACCGCACTGGCCGCATCGATATCACTCTCGTCGCCGACCTGCTCGGCATGAACGACCGCGAGGCGCGCGAGGCGCTGGGAACGCTCGTGTTCGCCGATCCGGTCACGAACCAGCTCATCCACGCGCCGGAGTATCTGTCGGGCGACGTGCGGGTCAAGCTCGAAGCGGCACGGCTCCGCGCCGAGGACGACCCGGAGTTCCAGGTCAACGTCGATGCGCTCGCTGAGGTGTTGCCCGCGCCGCTGGGCATCCAGGACATCCACGCGAAGCTCGGCGCGGTCTGGATCAGCGCCGACGTGCACGAGCAGTTCCTGCGGAGCACCCTGCGCGCGCCCGACGTTCGCGTGGAGAACCCGCTGCCAGGCATGTGGGAGATTCGCGGCGGTCGGCAGGGGCTGCCCTCCACCTCGGAGTGGGGCACGCCTCGCCGCCCCGCGCCGGACATCGCCCAGGCCGTCATGGAGCAGCGGACGATGCTCGTCTACGACGAGGAGAAGGACATCGACGGCAAGGTGCGTCGCGTGCTCAACCCCGTCGAGACCGCCGCAGCGCAGGAGAAAGCCGACGCCCTCCAGGAGCGGTTCAGCGAGTGGGTGTGGGAAGATCCAGCCCGCGCACAAGCACTCGTGGACGAGTACAACCAACGCTTCAACTCCATCGTGCTCCGCGACTACACGGATGCCGGGGCGTATTTGTCGTTGCCCGGCCTGGCGTCGAACTTCGAGCCGCGCACGCACCAGCGGGCCGCTGTCGCGCGCATGGTGTCCGAGCCCGCCGCGGGCCTGTTCCACGAAGTCGGCGCGGGCAAGACCGCGGAGATGATTATGGGCGCAATGGAGATGCGCCGGATGGGGCTCATCAGCAAGCCCGTCGTGGTCGTGCCGAATCACATGCTGGAGCAGTTCGGGCGCGAGTGGCTCCAGATCTACCCGCGCGCCCGCGTGCTCGCGGCGTCGAGCCTCGACCTCACGGCAGACAAGCGGCGGCTGTTCGTTGCCCGCGCCGCCGCGAACGAGTGGGACGCGATCATCGTCACCCAGGGCGCGTTCGCCAAGATTCCGCTGCGCGCCTCGACCCAGGAGCAGTACATCCGAGGGCAGGTGGAGGACGTGCGGCAAGTGCTGGGCGAGGCGACCGGCGAGCAGCGGATGAGCGTCAAGCGCATCCAGCGCAAGCTCCTGGCGATGGAGAACAAGCTGAAGGAGCGCACCGATACCGACCGCGACCGCGGGGTCTGCTTCGAAGACACGGGCATCGACTACGTCATCGTCGATGAGATGCACATGTACAAGAACCTCGCCACGGAGTCGAACATCCGCGACGCTGCCATCGAGGGCTCGGATCGCGCGAGCGACCTGCATATGAAGCTCGAATACCTTCGCTCGGCAGGACGCGAGCGGGTTGTGACCGCGGCTACCGCGACGCCCATCTCGAACTCGATCACCGAGACCTATGTCATGCAGCGATACCTGCGGCCCGACGTGCTGGAGTCGGCGGGTGTTGGCGCGTTCGATGCGTGGGCGGCGACGTTCGGCGAGCTGGTCACGCAGATGGAGATCTCGCCGACCGGCAGTACCTTCCGAATGAAGACCCGCTTCGCCCGGTTCCAGAACGGGCAGGAGCTGCTTCGGATGTGGTCGGTGTTCGCCGACGTGAAGACCGCCGACGACCTCGACCTGCCCGTGCCCGCGCTCGTGCAGCGCGACGACGGCAGCCGCGCGCCCTCCACCGTGCCGGTGCAGCCGACCGTCGAGCTGGAGCAGTACGTCGCCTCCCTCGCCGAGCGCGCCGAGAAGGTCGCCACCCGCCAGGTGCGGCCCGACGAGGACAACATGCTCCTGATCGCCACCGACGGACGCAAGGCCGCGCTCGACATCCGCATGGTCGTCCCCCGCGACCCGTCCGGGCCGAGCAAGGTCGACGTCGCCGCCGACGCGATCCACCGCATCTGGGAGCGCACCCGAGACAACGAGTACCTCGACACGGTGACCGGGCAGCCCTCCACGGTGCGCGGGTCGCTCCAGCTCGTGTTCTCCGATATCGGCACCCCGAACCAGGACAGGTGGAACGCCTACGACGAGCTGCGGCAGCAGCTCGTGCAGCGCGGCATCCCCGCCGAGCAGGTCAGGTACATGCACGAGGCGAAGACCGACGTGGAGAAGGCCCGCCTGTTCGCCGCGGCCCGCGCCGGCCACGTCGCCGTGCTCATCGGCTCGACGGAGAAGATGGGCGTCGGCACGAACGTCCAGGCCCGCGCCATCGCGCTGCACCATCTGGACTGCCCGTGGCGGCCCTCCGACATCGCGCAGCGCGACGGGCGCATCATGCGGCAGGGCAACCAGAACGAGGAAGTGGCGATCGTCCGCTACGTCACCGAGCGTTCCTTCGACTCCTACATGTGGCAGACGGTCGAGCGGAAGGCCGCGTCGTTCGCGCAGCTCCTGCGCGGCAAGATCAACGCCCGAGAGATCGAGGAGATCGACACCTCCGCGCTCTCCGCAGCAGAGGCCAAGGCCATCGCCTCCGGCAATCCGCTCCTGCTGGAGCACTCCGTCATCCTCAACGAGGTGAACCGGCTCCGCCGCCTCCAGCGCGCGCACGAGCGCAACGAGGACATGCTCGTCCACACCGGCAATCGCGCCCGGTCGTCCGCCGAGCGCGCCGCCGCGGACATTCGCGGGCTGGAAGCCGCCGCCCCACGGATGATCGACACGAGCGGCGACAGGTTCCGCATCACGCTCGGCACGCGCGACTACGACTCCCGCTCCGACGCCGCGCACGCCCTGGCCGCGTGGATGGGCGACTCCGGGCTGAAGTGGCTGCCCCGGTACGGGCACAAGGACTTCGGGATCATCGGCCGCATCTCCGGCTTCGACATCCACGTCGAGGCCCGCTCCGGGCTCACCACCCTCGATGTGACCGTCTCCCTGCCCGAGGTGTCCCGCTCGGGATTCACGATGCCGAAGGAGTCGTTCCTAGAGGCCGGGCTCGGACTCGTGCAGCGCATCGAGAACCGCGTCAGCGGCATCCCCTCCCTCCTCGACCAGGCCCGCGAAGACCTGGCAGAAGCCGAGCAGACCGTCGCTGACACCCAGCAGCGCCTGGGCCAGCCCTTCCGCCACGCCCAGGCCCTCGCCGACGCCGAGGAAGACCTCGCCCGCGTCGAGTCCCAGCTCGCCGCGATGCAGGACGAACCCGCACCCGAGCCCGCCGCGCCAGAGTCCGAGCCCGTCGAGCTGACTATCGAAGCCGTGCGCGCCTACGAACCGAACCTCGGGTCGCGGGAGGGTGCGGGGCGTGAGCCCGCGGCCCCATTCGTCCCCGCGCCGCCCCCGGCCGCGCCGCCGGGCAACGCCCCGCGGCTGTAG
- a CDS encoding helix-turn-helix domain-containing protein, producing the protein MTMTSLTINPEDVRSSAGARPAWLEQVAAYVQQAAADGETVTLTAKRRMMTPEQVANAMGVSRPTISRKIKAGEIRAVKVGNRNRIPYEEFERYWRKTMGDLVELTRDELRDDLFGDQ; encoded by the coding sequence ATGACCATGACGAGCTTGACGATCAACCCGGAGGATGTGCGCTCCAGCGCCGGGGCGCGCCCGGCTTGGCTGGAGCAGGTCGCCGCGTATGTGCAGCAGGCGGCAGCCGATGGGGAGACGGTGACGCTGACGGCCAAGCGCCGCATGATGACCCCCGAGCAGGTCGCCAACGCGATGGGCGTGTCTCGTCCCACCATCTCGCGGAAGATCAAGGCGGGGGAGATTCGCGCGGTCAAGGTCGGCAATCGCAATCGCATCCCCTACGAGGAGTTCGAGCGGTACTGGCGCAAGACGATGGGCGACCTCGTGGAGCTGACGCGCGATGAACTCCGTGACGACCTCTTCGGCGATCAGTGA
- a CDS encoding tyrosine-type recombinase/integrase, which produces MARPKRALGELGKVTYTVEPNGLVIARARVYDGNGQERRPSGSGATEAEALTALQEAADVAVGRVLARRTQLMTVAELATTWLKTAYHDDDPRVLRQRREQTVDGYASVVRAHVIPRAGAIPIADITADRADGLLMDIAREKSVTTANKVRNVMSLMFDWAIQQGHFSAAGSIQNTRYGAVVVANPIRATRRADEPDTVYFELDAVQVKYILHLIREVWPERHRKRYPVGRRPNYKLLADYILITLGTSERTAEPIAIRFQDVRFEAVEQPDGSLTMEALVWVGGTMVRTKSRGLFRQDSPKAERQKRWVRVPKFAAKVLSEFVASHVPDSERNPDDVLFTTERGRPRDPSAVGELLRMFRREFEPELLAIGVDAEHLTFRSLRKAVAAAVSDTAGVEVARDLLGHSSTDITEGHYAKRPDLIVEVAADALDEAFAGIDA; this is translated from the coding sequence ATGGCTCGGCCGAAGCGCGCGCTCGGCGAACTTGGCAAGGTGACCTACACCGTTGAGCCGAACGGCCTGGTCATCGCGCGAGCGCGGGTCTATGACGGCAACGGGCAAGAGCGTCGTCCCAGCGGCAGCGGAGCGACCGAGGCTGAGGCTCTGACCGCGTTGCAGGAAGCGGCTGATGTCGCCGTCGGTCGAGTCCTGGCGCGACGAACACAGCTCATGACCGTCGCTGAGCTGGCGACGACGTGGCTGAAGACGGCGTACCACGACGACGATCCGCGGGTGCTGCGCCAGCGCCGCGAGCAGACCGTCGATGGCTACGCCTCGGTGGTGCGCGCGCATGTCATCCCGCGCGCTGGGGCCATCCCCATCGCCGACATCACTGCCGACCGTGCTGATGGGCTGCTTATGGACATCGCACGGGAGAAGTCGGTGACGACCGCGAACAAGGTTCGGAACGTGATGTCGCTCATGTTCGACTGGGCGATCCAGCAGGGGCATTTCTCGGCTGCCGGGTCGATCCAGAACACACGGTACGGGGCGGTCGTCGTGGCGAACCCGATCCGTGCGACCAGACGAGCGGACGAGCCGGACACGGTGTACTTCGAACTCGACGCGGTGCAGGTCAAGTACATCCTCCACCTCATCCGCGAGGTGTGGCCCGAGCGGCACCGGAAGCGGTATCCGGTGGGTCGACGGCCTAACTACAAGCTGCTCGCCGACTACATCCTCATCACGCTCGGCACCTCCGAGCGGACAGCGGAACCGATTGCGATCCGGTTCCAGGACGTGCGGTTCGAGGCGGTGGAACAACCGGATGGAAGCCTCACGATGGAGGCGCTCGTCTGGGTCGGCGGGACGATGGTGCGCACCAAGTCCCGCGGCCTGTTCCGTCAGGACTCACCCAAGGCGGAGCGGCAGAAGCGTTGGGTTCGCGTTCCGAAGTTCGCGGCGAAGGTACTGAGCGAATTCGTGGCGAGCCACGTTCCCGACTCCGAGCGGAATCCAGACGACGTGCTGTTCACGACCGAGCGCGGCCGTCCGCGCGACCCCAGCGCAGTCGGCGAGTTGCTCAGGATGTTCCGCCGCGAGTTCGAGCCGGAACTGTTGGCTATTGGGGTCGACGCCGAGCATCTCACCTTCCGCAGTCTCCGCAAGGCCGTCGCTGCCGCGGTATCGGACACGGCTGGCGTCGAGGTCGCACGCGACCTGCTCGGGCACAGCAGTACCGACATCACGGAAGGGCACTACGCGAAGCGTCCCGACCTCATCGTCGAGGTCGCGGCTGACGCGCTCGACGAGGCGTTCGCGGGCATCGACGCATGA